GCGGGTCCTGGTCAAGGTGGGGGACGAGGTGCGCCCCGGGCAGCCCTTCCTGGAGCTCGCCGAGGCCGAGGGTGGGGCGGAAACGCCTCCCCTTAGGGCGGAGGAAGGGCCGGAAGCGCCCGCTCCCAAGGCCGAGGAGGTGCCCCAGGCGCCCCGTCCCGCCCCCCAGGAGGCGCCCTCCGAGCGCCGCCTCATCCCCGCCGCCCCTTCCATAAGGCGGCTCGCCCGGGAGCTCGGGGTGGACCTCGCCCGGCTCCAGGGCACGGGGCTTGCCGGGCGCATCACCGAGGAGGACGTGCGCCGGGCGGCGGGCCTTGGGGAGGCGGCCAAGGCGGCCCCCGCGCCCAGGCTTCCCGACTTCGGCAAGTGGGGCCCCGTGCGCCGGGAGCCCATGAGCGGGGTGCGCAAGGCCACGGTGCGCTCCATGAGCCAGGCCTGGGCCCAGGTGCCCATGGTCACCCACTTTGACGAGGCGGACATCACTGAGCTGGAGGCCTTGCGCAAGCAGTACGCCAAGAAGGCCGAGGAGAAGGGCTTCCGCCTCACCCTCACCGCCTTCCTCCTCAAGGCGTTGGCCCTCACCCTGAGGGCCTTCCCCAAGTTCAACGCCTCCTTGGACGTGGAGGCCCAGGAGGTCATCTACAAGGACTACATCCACATCGGGGTGGCGGTGGAGACGCCCCATGGCCTCCTGGTCCCCGTGATCCGGGACGTGGACAAGAAGGGGGTCTTGCGCCTGGCGGAGGAGCTTCAGGAGGTCTCCCAAAGGGCCCGGGAGCGGAAGCTCGCCCCCGAGGAGATGCAGGGGGCCACCTTCAGCCTCTCCAATTTGGGGGGAATCGGCGGCACCGGCTTCACCCCCATCGTCAACTGGCCGGAGGTGGCCATCCTGGGCGTCTCCCGCTCCCAGATGAAGCCCCTTTGGGACCCCGAGAAGGAGGCCTTCGTGCCCCGGCTCGTGATGCCCTTCAGCCTCACCTACGACCACCGCCTGATTGACGGGGCCGACGCCGCCCGTTTCTGCCGCCATCTGGCGGGGATTTTGGAGGACCCCCTGGGCCTCGCCCTAGCCTAGCCGGAGGAGGCGCTGGGGCGTGGCGATGAGGTCTACCCGCCTTTCCGGGGGCACGGGGAGGCGGGGGTAGACCATCACCGGGTGGGCCAGGGTGGCGAAGGGGGCTTCTACCCGGAGCCAGCCCTGGGGGAAGCCGTACCCTTTGCCCACCCAGCCCCCCTCCTCGTCCACGGCCACGGCTCCGATGAGGACGAGGTCCGGCGGGGCCTCCTCCAAGGCCACCCGGACCCCGAAGCGGTAGGCCTCCCGCACCCGCTTAAGCTTCCTCGGGTCCAGGTCCTTGAGGAGGAGGAACGCCCCCGGGCGGTCGGGGTGGGGGAGGAGGAGCTCCTTTCCCTGGCGTAAGGCCTCCTCCCTTAGGGGCTTTAAGACGGCGTCCATCCCCGCGAGAACCCGCCTTGCCCCCTGGAACTCGGGGGTCTTGAGGAGCCTCTCGGCCGCCCTCCTGGCCCCCAGGAAGTTGGGGTGGTGGCCGTGGGGGGGCGTGGGGTGGAGGGCGAGGCCAAAGCGGGCCAGGGCGTTCCAGACCTCTTCCTGGAGCTCGCCCAGGGTCATGTTTCCCGGATGACCGCCTGCGGCCTGCCCCGCCCCTCCACCACGATCACTTCCCCTTCCTCCACCCGCCTCAGCGCCTCGCCGAAGTGGACGCGGGCCTCGGTGGCGCTGAAGACGCGCTTGCGATGCATCATTTCATGCATTAGCTTAGCCGCCCCGGTCCCTCCCCGCAAGGTAAACTGGGGACCATGGGCCGTAAACTCCGCTTCGCCCACCTCCACCAGCACACCCAGTTCTCCCTCCTGGATGGGGCGGCGAAGCTTTCCGACCTCCTCAAGTGGGTCAAGGAGACCACCCCCGAGGACCCCGCCTTGGCCATGACCGACCACGGCAACCTCTTCGGGGCGGTGGAGTTCTACAAGAAGGCCACCGAAATGGGCATCAAGCCCATCCTGGGCTACGAGGCCTACGTGGCGGCGGAAAGCCGCTTTGACCGCAAGCGGGGCAAGGGCTTGGACGGGGGTTACTTCCACCTCACCCTCCTCGCCAAGGACTTCACGGGGTACCAGAACCTGGTGCGCCTGGCGAGCCGAGCCTATTTGGAGGGCTTTTACGAAAAGCCCCGGATTGACCGGGAGATCTTGCGCGAGCACGCCGAGGGCCTCATCGCCCTCTCGGGGTGCTTGGGGGCGGAGATCCCCCAGTTCATCCTTCAGGACCGCCTGGACCTGGCCGAGGCCCGGCTCAACGAGTACCTCTCCATCTTCGGCGACCGCTTCTTCATAGAGATCCAGAACCACGGCCTTCCCGAGCAGAGGAAGGTGAACGAGGTCCTGAAGGAGTTCGCCCGCAAGTACGGCCTGGGGATGGTGGCCACCAACGACGGCCACTACGTACGCAAGGAGGACGCCCGGGCCCATGAGGTCCTCCTCGCCATCCAGTCCAAGAGCACCCTGGACGACCCCGGGCGCTGGCGCTTCCCCTGCGACGAGTTCTACGTGAAGACCCCCGAGGAGATGCGGGCCATGCTCCCCGAGGAGGAGTGGGGGGACGAGCCCTTTGACAACACCGTGGAGATCGCCCGCATGTGCAACGTGGACCTCCCCATCGGGGACAAGATGGTCTACCGCATTCCCCGCTTCCCCCTCCCCGAGGGGCGGACCGAGGCCCAGTACCTCATGGAGCTCACCTTCAAGGGGCTCCTTCGCCGCTACCCGGACCGGATCACCGAGGGCTTCTACCGGGAAGTCTTCCGCCTTTTGGGGAAGCTTCCCCCCCATGGGGACGGGGAGGCCTTGGCCGAGGCCCTGGCCCGGGTGGAGCGGGAGGCCTGGGAAGGGCTCATGAAGGCCCTTCCCCCCTTGGAGGGGGTGCGGGAGTGGACGGCGGAGGCCATCCTCCACCGGGCCCTTTACGAGCTTTCCGTGATAGAGCGCATGGGGTTTCCCGGCTACTTCCTCATCGTACAGGACTACATCAACTGGGCCCGGAGAAACGGCGTCTCCGTGGGGCCCGGCCGGGGGAGCGCCGCCGGGAGCCTGGTGGCCTACGCCGTGGGGATCACCAACATTGACCCCTTGCGCTTCGGCCTCCTCTTTGAGCGCTTCCTGAACCCCGAGAGGGTTTCCATGCCCGACATTGACACCGACTTCTCCGACCGGGAGCGGGACCGGGTGATCCAGTACGTGCGGGAGCGCTACGGCGAGGACAAGGTGGCCCAGATCGGCACCCTGGGAAGCCTCGCCTCCAAGGCCGCCCTCAAGGACGTGGCCCGGGTCTACGGCATCCCCCACAAGAAGGCGGAGGAGCTCGCCAAGCTCATCCCCGTGCAGTTCGGCAAGCCCAAGCCCCTTGCCGAGGCCATCCAGGTGGTGCCGGAGCTTAGGGCGGAGATGGAGAAGGACCCCAAGGTGCGGGAGGTCCTCGAGGTGGCCATGCGCCTGGAGGGCCTGAACCGCCACGCCTCCGTCCACGCCGCCGGGGTGGTGATCGCCGCCGAGCCCCTCACGGACCTCGTCCCCCTCATGCGCGACCAGGAGGGGCGGCCCGTCACCCAGTACGACATGGGGGCGGTGGAGGCCTTGGGCCTTTTGAAGATGGACTTCCTGGGCCTCCGCACCCTCACCTTCCTGGACGAGGTCAAGCGCATCGTCAAGGCGTCCCAGGGGGTGGAGCTGGACTACGATGCCCTCCCCCTGGACGACCCCAAGACCTTCGCCCTCCTCTCCCGGGGGGAGACCAAGGGGGTTTTTCAGCTGGAGTCCGGGGGGATGACGGCCACGCTCCGCGGCCTCAAGCCGCGGCGCTTTGAGGACCTGATCGCCATCCTCTCCCTCTACCGCCCCGGGCCCATGGAGCACATCCCCACCTACATCCGCCGCCACCACGGGCTGGAACCGGTGAGCTACAGCGAGTTTCCCCACGCCGAGAAGTACCTAAGGCCCATCCTGGACGAGACCTACGGTATCCCCGTCTACCAGGAGCAGATCATGCAGATCGCCTCGGCCGTGGCGGGGTACTCCCTGGGCGAGGCGGACCTGCTCAGGAGGGCCATGGGGAAGAAGCGGGTGGAAGAAATGCAGAAGCACCGGGAGCGCTTCGTCCGGGGGGCCAAGGAAAGGGGCGTGCCCGAGGAGGAGGCGAACCGCCTCTTTGACATGCTGGAGGCCTTCGCCAACTATGGCTTCAACAAGTGCCTCCCCGCCCGGGCCCGGGTGGTGGACTGGCGCACCGGGAGGGTGGTGCGCGTGGGGGAGATCGTCCGGGGCGAGGTGGAGGGGGTCTGGGTGGTTTCCCTGGACGAGGCCCGCCTCCGCCTGGTGCCGCGGCCCGTGGTGGCGGCCTTTCCAAGCGGAAAGGCCCAGGTCTATGCCCTCCGCACCGCCACGGGTAGGGTCTTGGAGGCCACGGCCAACCACCCGGTCTACACCCCTCGAGGGTGGCGGCCCCTGGGGGCCTTGGCCCCGGGGGACTACGTGGCCCTGCCCCGCCACCTGCCCTACCGGCCTTCGGCCCACCTCGAGGCCCACGAGCTGGACCTTTTGGGCTTCGCCCTGGCCGAGGGGAACCTCCGCCACCCCTCTGGCTTCTACCTCTACACCTCCTCGGAGGAGGAGCTCGCCGCCATGGAGGAGGCTTTGCGGGCCTTCCCCAACACCCGCACCCGGGTGGTCTGGCGCCGGGGGGTGGCCCACGTTTACGTGGGCCGCATGGACCGGAGGCAAGAGGCGGGCGCGGTGGCCTTCCTAAGGCGGATGGGGCTTCTCGGGCTTGACGCGAGGACGAAGCGCCTTCCCGAGGCGGTCTTCGGCCTACCTCCCGAGGAGGTGGCCCGCTTTTTGGGGCGGCTTTGGACCGGGGACGGCGGGGTGGACCCGAAGGGGAGGCTCATCCACTACGCCACCGCCTCCAAGGAGCTCGCCTGGGGGGTACAGCACCTCCTCCTGCGCCTAGGGCTTCAGTCCCGCCTGGTGGAAAAGCGCTTTTCCGGGGGGTACAAGGGGTATGCGGTGTACCTCCTGGGGGGGCTGGAGGCGGCCCGCCGCTTCGCCGAAACCGTGGGCCCCTACCTTGTGGGCAAGGGGCGGCAGGACCTCGAGGCCCTCCTCGCCTCCTGGGGAGAGGCGGGCCGGAGTACCGGAGATGTCCTCCCCCTCGCCTTCCTGGAGGAGGTGAGGGAGGCGGTGGCCGAGGTGGCCCAAGGGCAGGCGGCGGCCCTTCTCCGGGAAGCGGGCTTGCGCCCCGGCAGGGGGCGGCGGGGGCTTTCCCGGACCACGATGGGGCGGCTTGCCGCCCTCACGGGGAGCCTAAGTGCCCGCACCTTGATTTCGCCACATGGGACGCCGGAGGTAGGGCTTTGCGAAGGCTCTTTTGGGGCCCCCGCTCTGGCGCAAGCCAAAGCGGGGTACTTAGCCCTTCTCCGCCTGGCCGAGGCCGAGGTGTATTGGGACCGGGTGGAGGCGGTGGAGCCCTTGGGGGAGGAGGAGGTCTTTGACCTCACCGTGGAGGGGACCCACACCTTCGTGGCCGAGGACGTCATCGTCCACAACTCCCACGCCGCCGCCTACAGCCTCCTCTCCTACCAGACGGCCTACGTGAAGGCCCACTACCCCGTGGAGTTCATGGCCGCCCTCCTCTCCGTGGAGCGGCACGACTCCGACAAGGTGGCCGAGTACATCCGCGACGCCCGGGCCATGGGCATAGAGGTCCTTCCCCCGGACGTCAACCGCTCCGGGTTTGACTTCCTGGTCCAGGGCCGGCAGATCCTCTTCGGCCTCTCCGCGGTGAAGAACGTGGGCGAGGCGGCGGCGGAGGCCATCCTCCGGGAGCGGGAGCGGGGCGGCCCCTACCGGAGCCTCGGCGACTTCCTCAAGCGGCTTGATGAGAAGGTGCTCAACAAGCGGACCCTGGAGTCCCTCATCAAGGCGGGCGCCCTGGACGGCCTGGGGGAAAGGGCGCGGCTCCTCGCCTCCCTGGAAGGGCTCCTCAAGTGGGCGGCCGAGACCCGGGAGAAGGCCCGCTCGGGCATGATGGGCCTCTTCGGCGAGGTGGAGGAGCCGCCTTTGGCCGAGGCCGCCCCTCTGGACGAGATCACCCGGCTTCGCTACGAGAAGGAGGCCCTGGGAATTTACGTCTCCGGCCACCCCATCTTGCGGTACCCCGGGCTCCGGGAGACGGCCACCTGCACCCTGGAGGAGCTCCCCGACCTGGCCCGGGACCTGCCGCCCCGGTCCAGGGTCCTCCTCGCCGGGATGGTGGAGGAGGTGGTGCGCAAGCCTACGAAAAGCGGCGGGATGATGGCCCGCTTCGTCCTCTCCGACGAGACGGGGGCGCTTGAGGCGGTGGCCTTCGGCCGGGCCTACGACCAGGTCTCCCCGAGGCTCAAGGAGGACACCCCCGTGCTCGTCCTCGCCGAGCTGGAGCGGGAGGAGGGGGGCGTGCGGGTGCTGGCCCAGGCCGTCTGGACCTACGAGGAGCTGGAGCAGGCCCCCCGGGCCCTCGAGGTGGAGGTGGAGGCCTCCCTCCTGGACGACCGGGGGGTGGCCCACCTGAAAAGCCTCTTGGACGAGCACGCGGGGACCCTCCCCCTGTACGTCCGGGTCCAGGGCGCCTTCGGCGAGGCCCTCCTCGCCTTGAGGGAGGTCCGGGTGGGGGAGGAGGCCTTGGCGGCCCTCGAGGCCGAGGGGTTCCGGGCCTACCTCCTGCCCGACCGGGAAGCCCTCCTCCAGGGCGGCCAGGCGGGGGAGGCCCAGGAGGCGGTGCCCTTCTAGGGGGTGGGCTGTGAGACGTGGCGCCATCGTCCTCGCCGGGGGCAAGGAGGCCTGGGCCGAGCGCTTTGGGGTGAGGAGCAAGGCCCTCGTGCCCTACCGCGGCCGGCCCATGGTGGAGTGGGTCCTGGAGGCCCTTTACGCCGCGGGGCTTTCCCCGATCTACGTGGGGGAGAACCCCGGACTCGTCCCTGCGCCCGCCCTCACCCTTCCCGACCGAGGAGGCCTCCTGGAAAATCTGGAGCAGGCCCTGGAGCACGTGGAGGGGCGCGTGCTCGTGGCCACCGGGGACATCCCCCACCTCACGGAGGAGGCGGTCCGCTTCGTTCTGGAGAAGGCTCCTGAAGCGGCCCTGGTCTACCCCATTGTGCCCAAGGAGGCGGTGGAGGCCCGCTTTCCCCGGACCAAGCGCACCTACGCCCGCCTCCGGGAGGGGACCTTCACCGGCGGCAACCTTCTCCTGCTGGACAAGTCCCTCTTCCAGAAGGCCCTTCCCCTGGCCCGGCGGGTGGTGGCCCTGCGCAAGAGGCCTTTGGCCCTGGCCCGCCTTGTGGGGTGGGACGTGTTGCTGAAGCTCCTCCTGGGGCGCCTCTCCCTCCTCGAGGTGGAGGCCCGGGCCCAAAGGATTCTGGGGGTGGAGGCCCGGGCCCTCGTCACCCCCTACCCCGAGGTGGGGGTGGACGTGGACCGGGAGGAGGACCTGGTAAGCTAGACCCATGCGCACGGTGAGGGAGCTTCGCCTGGCCGGGCTTTTCGCCTACCTGGCCTCCCTGGTCATCGCCCTCCTCCTCTCCCTGGCCCTCCACCTCCTCCTCGGCGGCCAGGGGAAGCTGGGCTGGGAGGGGTTCAACGCCTACGGCCTCCTGGAGGGGCTCCTTTTCCTCCTGGCCTTCACCTGGTCCCTGGCCCTGGGCCAGAGGGCCACCCGCATCCCCTGCTCCACCCTGCTCACCGCCGGCCTCTTCGGCCCGCGGGCGGCCAAGCGCCTCGCCCGCCCCTTGGCCCGGGTGGAGGGGGTGGAGGCCTACGAGGGCCGGGGCCTCGCCCTCCTCTACCAGGAGGGCCGGCCCGTGGGCCTCCTCGGCCTCTCCGACCACATCCTCCCCCTCGAGGAGGTCCCCAGCGTGGAGGCGGAGACGGCGGTGACGGAGCTCGCCCCCCTCTTCTTCCAGCACCCCATCGTCCTCGTGGTCCAGGGGGAGGAGGTGCTGGGGGCGGTGCCCCGGGAGGCCTACTTCCGCTACCTCGGGGCCTAGGGCTTGACAGGGGCCGGGTTGCCCTAAAATAGGGGGGAGCGGTTGCTCGGGAGGTGAGGAATGCCGCACGTGATCTGTGAGCCCTGCATCGGCGTCAAGGACCAGTCCTGCGTGGAGGTCTGCCCTGTGGAGTGCATCTACGACGGGGGGGACCAGTTCTACATCCACCCGGAGGAGTGCATTGACTGCGGGGCCTGCGTCCCGGCCTGCCCGGTGAACGCCATCTACCCCGAGGAGGACGTCCCGGAGCAGTGGAAGTCCTACATTGAGAAGAACCGCAAGCTCGCGGGCCTAGAGTAAACGCTCCACCCGGGGCCTTCCTTCACCCGGATGGCCTCAAAGAAGCCCTCAAGGAACCTTTTGCTGGCCTCCCTAGGCCGGCGCAGGCCCGCAGGGGGTGGCATCAGAGGGGCCGAACGTACCAGGCGAGGGTCGGCCCCCCGTCCTTTACGTAGCGGAAGCCCTGGGCCTGGAGGAAGGCCTTGGCCCTAGGGTTGTGGCCGTAGACCACGGCGTAGAGGCGGCGCACCCCATCTAAGCCCGCCGCGAAGCGCTCCAGGGCCTGCCGGCCCAGTCCCCGGCCCTGGTGGTCCTCCCGGATGAGGAGGAGGCTTAGGGTGGCCTCCTCCGCCTCCGGGTAGCCGAGCTTGGCGTCCAGGTAGCCCACCGGCTCCTGGCCGAGGAAGAGGAGGAAGGCGCGGCGCCGGGGGTCCACCTCCAGGGTCTGGAGGTCCCGGACCACGTCCTCCAAGGTGGGAAGCTCCATCCCGATGAGGGCGAAGTAGCTCGGGCTCAGGTGGAAGATGCGGTGGAGGAGGGGGGCGTCCTTGGGGGTGACGGGCGCGAGGTCCAGGCTCAGGACGTGCATCGCTTCCATGCTACCCCGCGTCCCCTGAGAGGCATGTGAAAAAGGCCCTGGACCGGGTCCAGGGCCTTGGCCGTCCTATGGCTTAGCGCCGCGCGGGCTCCACCACCGTGACGTTGACCGCCTGGGGGCCCTTGCCGTTCCGGCCCGGCTCCACGTCAAAGGTGACGATGTCCCCCTCGTTGAGGGTGCGGAACCCCTTGGCGTTGATGGCGGTGTAGTGGACGAAGACGTCCGTGTCGCCCTCCCGCTCAATGAAGCCGTAGCCTTTTTCCGCGTTGAACCACTTGACCCGACCCTTCTGCATACTGCTCCTTCTTTCCCCGGGCCCGAGGGCCCGCATCCGGGGCTTAAGGGTTGGCTTTAGACCCTTGGGGTCACCCTGAAGCGACCCGGAATACCCCACTATACCACGGGAGGCCCTACTTGCGGAAGAACCCCTTGAGCCTCTCCCAGAAGCCCTCGGGGGCCACATCCTCTCCCACCTCCTCGGCGTAGGCGCGGAGGAGCTTCTGCGCCTTGGGAGAGAGCTTCTTGGGCACGGCGAGCTCCACCACCACCCGGAGGGCGCCCCGGCCCCGGCCCCCGGGCAGGGGCAGGCCCCCGCCCTCCAGGGCGAACACCTCCCCGTGGCCGGTCCCGGGGGGGATGTCCAGGGGGATGGGGCCCTCGAGGCCCGGCACCTCCACCCGCGCCCCCAAGGCCGCCTGGGCGAGCCCCAGGCGGAGGCGGTAGACGAGGTCGGGGCCCTGGCGCTCCAGGTGGGGGTGGGGGCGGACCCGGAGGCGGAGGTAGAGGTCCCCGGGTCCTCCGGGGCCCAGGTTGCCGTAGCCGGGCACGCGGAGGAGGTGGCCCTCGTCCATCCCCGGGGGCACCTGCACCCGGACCCGCTCTTCCCGGGGCACCCGGCCCCGGCCGCGGCAGGCGGGGCAGGTTTCGGCGAGGAGGTAGCCTTGCCCCTTGCAGTGGGGGCAGGCGGTCCGGGTGACCACGGTGCCGAAGAAGCTCTGGCGGTAGCTCTCCACCACCCCCTGGCCGCGGCAGGTGGGGCAGGGGGTTCGCCTTCCTCCCTCGCCGCCGCAGGCCTCGCAGGGCACGAGCCGGGTATAGCGCACCTCCTTCTCGGCGCCGCGGAGGAGGTCCTGGAGCTCCACCTCCACCTCCGCCTCCAGGTCCTCCCCCCGCGGAGGCTTCCTGTGGCCGCGGACGCCGAAGACCTCCTGGAAGAAGAGGTCAAAGAGGTCCTCCGGCCGGTACTCGGGGGCCTCGAGGTGGCCCCGGTCGTAGGCCGCCCGCTTCTTCGGGTCCGAGAGGACGGCGTAGGCCTCGTTGATCTCCTTGAAGCGCTCCTCCGCTTCCTTGTCCCCCGGGTTCCGGTCGGGGTGGTACTTGAGGGCCAGGCGGCGGTAGGCCTTCTTGATCTCCTCCTGGCTGGCCTCCCGGCTCACCCCCAGGATGGCGTAGTAGTCCTTCATCTACCTAGCACTTTACAAGCCCGGGGAGGCTTTGCTAAAGTGGCGCGCAATGAGGCCCTCGCGAGCTCGCCGGTAGGGGGTCCCTTCCTTCGGGAAGGGGCCCCCGGGGCGTGCCTCCGGGGGCCCGGCCTTTTTGAGGGAGGCTTGGATGCTGCTTCTAACCCCTGGACCCACCCCCATTCCCGAGCGTGTGCAGAAGGCCCTTCTCCGTCCCATGCGCGGCCACCTGGACCCCGAGGTCCTCCAGGTGAACCGGGCCATCCAGGAGAGGCTCGCCGCCCTGTTTGACCCCGGGGAGGGCGCCTTGGTCGCCGCCCTCGCGGGTTCAGGGAGCCTGGGCATGGAGGCGGGCCTCGCCAACCTGGACCGGGGGCCGGTCCTGGTCCTGGTGAACGGGGCCTTCTCCCAACGGGTGGCGGAGATGGCGGCCCTTCACGGCCTGGACCCCGAGGTCCTGGACTTCCCCCCGGGGGAGCCCGTGGACCCCGAGGCCGTGGCCCGGGCCTTGAAGAAGCGGCGCTACCGCATGGTGGCCCTGGTGCACGGGGAGACCTCCACCGGGGTGCTGAACCCGGCGGAGGCAGTGGGGGCCCTGGCCAAGGAGGCTGGGGCCCTCTTCTTCCTGGACGCCGTGACCACCTTGGGGATGCTCCCCTTCTCCATGCGGGCCATGGGGGTGGACTACGCCTTCACCGGGAGCCAGAAGTGCCTTTCCGCCCCGCCCGGCCTCGCCCCCATCGCCGCAAGCCTCGAGGCCAGGAAGGCCTTCACGGGGAAACGGGGGTGGTACCTGGACCTCGCCCGGGTGGCGGAGCACTGGGAGCGGGGCGGGTACCACCACACCACCCCCGTCCTCCTCCACTACGCCCTCCTGGAGGCCTTGGACCTGGTCCTGGAGGAGGGGGTGGTGGCCCGGGAGCGGCGCGCCCGTGAGGTCTACGCCTGGGTCCTGGAGGAGCTCCAGGCCCGGGGCTTCCGGCCCTACCCCAAGGCCAGCCCCCTGCCCACGGTGCTCGTCGTCCGCCCCCCCGAGGGGGTGGACGCGGACCGCCTGGTCCGGGCCCTCTACGCCGAGGGGGTGGCGGTGGCCGGCGGGATCGGCCCCACCCGGGGCCAGGTCCTCCGCCTCGGCCTCATGGGGGAGGGGGCCCGGCGGGAGGCGTACCGGGCTTTCCTGAAGGTCTTGGACCGGGCTTTGGCCCTAGCGTAGGAAGAAGAAGGCGTAGACCGCCGCCAGGGCCATGCGGTAGAGGGCGAAGGGGCGGAAGCCGTGGCGGGCCACGAAGGCCAGCATCCAGCGCACGGTGACCAGGGCGGTGGCCAGGGCGGCGAGGAAGCCGAGGAGGAGGAGGGACCAGCCGCCTTCGGGCACCTCTGGGGCGCTTTTCCAGAGGTCGTAGCCCACAGCGGCGAACATGGTGGGAAGGGCCAGGAGGAAGCTGAACTCGGCGGCGGCTTGCCGGTTGAGGCCCAGGAGGAGGCCCCCCAGGATCGTGGCCCCGCTCCGGCTCGTCCCGGGGAAGAGGGCGGCGAGGCCCTGGAAGACCCCGATCCAGGCCACCCGGGCGAGGGGAAGGGCCTTCACGTCCGGGTATTGGGCCCGTTCCGCTAGCCGGTCGGCGAAGAGGAGGGCTGCCCCAACGAAGAAGAGAAAGAAGGCCACCACGGCGTCGTTCCCCAGGATGACCCCTTTGATCAGGGGGTAGAAGAGGAAGCCGATGACCCCCGTGGGGACGAAGGCCACCGCGATGCGGAGCCAAAGGGCCCGGTCGGCCGCAAGGCGCCTTCCGTAGAGGAGGAGGACCGCCAGGATGGCCCCGAGCTGGATGGCCACGAGGAAGGTCTTGAGGAAGGGGTCCTCCTCCACGGGCAGGCCCAGGAGGTGGAAGAGAAGGGTGAGGTGGCCGGTGGAGGAGACGGGCAAGAACTCCGTGAGCCCCTCAACCACCCCGAGCAGAAGGGCTTCCCAAGCGCTCACGCGGCCCATGCTACCATGGGGGCGTGGAGGTTTCCGTCCTCATCCCCGCCGCGGGGAATGGCCTCCGCCTGGGCCGAGGCCCCAAGGCCTTCCTCCAGGTGGGGGGGCGGACGCTTCTGGAGTGGACCCTCGCCGCCTTCCGGGACGCGGCGGAGGTCCTGGTGGCCCTGCCCCCCGGGGCGGAGCCCCCGAAGGGGCTTGGGGCCGTCTTTTTAGAGGGGGGGGCCACCCGGCAGGCCTCGGTGGCCCGGCTTCTGGAGGCGGCGAGCCTGCCCCTCGTCCTGGTGCACGACGTGGCCCGTCCCTTCGTCAGCCGGGGCCTGGTGGAGCGGGTCCTCGAGGCCGCCCAAAGGAGCGGCGCCGCCGTCCCCGTCCTCCCCGTGCCCGACACCCTCATGGCCCCGGAGGGGGAGGCCTACGGCCGGGTGGTGCCCCGGGAGACCTTCCGCCTGGTGCAGACCCCCCAGGGGTTCTTCACCGCCCTCCTCCGGGAGGCCCACGCCTACGCCCGGAGGAAGGGCCTCGAGGCCAGCGACGACGCCCAGCTGGTTCAGGCCCTGGGCTACCCCGTGGCCCTGGTGGAAGGGGAGGCCACGGCCTTTAAGATCACCCACCCTCCG
This region of Thermus thermophilus genomic DNA includes:
- a CDS encoding 2-oxo acid dehydrogenase subunit E2, which translates into the protein MEVKLPELGDNVTQATVVGVLVKEGDRVEPGQPLLELETDKAVVEVPAEAGGVVKRVLVKVGDEVRPGQPFLELAEAEGGAETPPLRAEEGPEAPAPKAEEVPQAPRPAPQEAPSERRLIPAAPSIRRLARELGVDLARLQGTGLAGRITEEDVRRAAGLGEAAKAAPAPRLPDFGKWGPVRREPMSGVRKATVRSMSQAWAQVPMVTHFDEADITELEALRKQYAKKAEEKGFRLTLTAFLLKALALTLRAFPKFNASLDVEAQEVIYKDYIHIGVAVETPHGLLVPVIRDVDKKGVLRLAEELQEVSQRARERKLAPEEMQGATFSLSNLGGIGGTGFTPIVNWPEVAILGVSRSQMKPLWDPEKEAFVPRLVMPFSLTYDHRLIDGADAARFCRHLAGILEDPLGLALA
- a CDS encoding 5-formyltetrahydrofolate cyclo-ligase, giving the protein MTLGELQEEVWNALARFGLALHPTPPHGHHPNFLGARRAAERLLKTPEFQGARRVLAGMDAVLKPLREEALRQGKELLLPHPDRPGAFLLLKDLDPRKLKRVREAYRFGVRVALEEAPPDLVLIGAVAVDEEGGWVGKGYGFPQGWLRVEAPFATLAHPVMVYPRLPVPPERRVDLIATPQRLLRLG
- a CDS encoding type II toxin-antitoxin system prevent-host-death family antitoxin, yielding MHRKRVFSATEARVHFGEALRRVEEGEVIVVEGRGRPQAVIRET
- the dnaE gene encoding DNA polymerase III subunit alpha; the encoded protein is MGRKLRFAHLHQHTQFSLLDGAAKLSDLLKWVKETTPEDPALAMTDHGNLFGAVEFYKKATEMGIKPILGYEAYVAAESRFDRKRGKGLDGGYFHLTLLAKDFTGYQNLVRLASRAYLEGFYEKPRIDREILREHAEGLIALSGCLGAEIPQFILQDRLDLAEARLNEYLSIFGDRFFIEIQNHGLPEQRKVNEVLKEFARKYGLGMVATNDGHYVRKEDARAHEVLLAIQSKSTLDDPGRWRFPCDEFYVKTPEEMRAMLPEEEWGDEPFDNTVEIARMCNVDLPIGDKMVYRIPRFPLPEGRTEAQYLMELTFKGLLRRYPDRITEGFYREVFRLLGKLPPHGDGEALAEALARVEREAWEGLMKALPPLEGVREWTAEAILHRALYELSVIERMGFPGYFLIVQDYINWARRNGVSVGPGRGSAAGSLVAYAVGITNIDPLRFGLLFERFLNPERVSMPDIDTDFSDRERDRVIQYVRERYGEDKVAQIGTLGSLASKAALKDVARVYGIPHKKAEELAKLIPVQFGKPKPLAEAIQVVPELRAEMEKDPKVREVLEVAMRLEGLNRHASVHAAGVVIAAEPLTDLVPLMRDQEGRPVTQYDMGAVEALGLLKMDFLGLRTLTFLDEVKRIVKASQGVELDYDALPLDDPKTFALLSRGETKGVFQLESGGMTATLRGLKPRRFEDLIAILSLYRPGPMEHIPTYIRRHHGLEPVSYSEFPHAEKYLRPILDETYGIPVYQEQIMQIASAVAGYSLGEADLLRRAMGKKRVEEMQKHRERFVRGAKERGVPEEEANRLFDMLEAFANYGFNKCLPARARVVDWRTGRVVRVGEIVRGEVEGVWVVSLDEARLRLVPRPVVAAFPSGKAQVYALRTATGRVLEATANHPVYTPRGWRPLGALAPGDYVALPRHLPYRPSAHLEAHELDLLGFALAEGNLRHPSGFYLYTSSEEELAAMEEALRAFPNTRTRVVWRRGVAHVYVGRMDRRQEAGAVAFLRRMGLLGLDARTKRLPEAVFGLPPEEVARFLGRLWTGDGGVDPKGRLIHYATASKELAWGVQHLLLRLGLQSRLVEKRFSGGYKGYAVYLLGGLEAARRFAETVGPYLVGKGRQDLEALLASWGEAGRSTGDVLPLAFLEEVREAVAEVAQGQAAALLREAGLRPGRGRRGLSRTTMGRLAALTGSLSARTLISPHGTPEVGLCEGSFGAPALAQAKAGYLALLRLAEAEVYWDRVEAVEPLGEEEVFDLTVEGTHTFVAEDVIVHNSHAAAYSLLSYQTAYVKAHYPVEFMAALLSVERHDSDKVAEYIRDARAMGIEVLPPDVNRSGFDFLVQGRQILFGLSAVKNVGEAAAEAILRERERGGPYRSLGDFLKRLDEKVLNKRTLESLIKAGALDGLGERARLLASLEGLLKWAAETREKARSGMMGLFGEVEEPPLAEAAPLDEITRLRYEKEALGIYVSGHPILRYPGLRETATCTLEELPDLARDLPPRSRVLLAGMVEEVVRKPTKSGGMMARFVLSDETGALEAVAFGRAYDQVSPRLKEDTPVLVLAELEREEGGVRVLAQAVWTYEELEQAPRALEVEVEASLLDDRGVAHLKSLLDEHAGTLPLYVRVQGAFGEALLALREVRVGEEALAALEAEGFRAYLLPDREALLQGGQAGEAQEAVPF
- a CDS encoding NTP transferase domain-containing protein, giving the protein MRRGAIVLAGGKEAWAERFGVRSKALVPYRGRPMVEWVLEALYAAGLSPIYVGENPGLVPAPALTLPDRGGLLENLEQALEHVEGRVLVATGDIPHLTEEAVRFVLEKAPEAALVYPIVPKEAVEARFPRTKRTYARLREGTFTGGNLLLLDKSLFQKALPLARRVVALRKRPLALARLVGWDVLLKLLLGRLSLLEVEARAQRILGVEARALVTPYPEVGVDVDREEDLVS
- a CDS encoding ferredoxin, translating into MPHVICEPCIGVKDQSCVEVCPVECIYDGGDQFYIHPEECIDCGACVPACPVNAIYPEEDVPEQWKSYIEKNRKLAGLE